Proteins from one Coturnix japonica isolate 7356 chromosome 5, Coturnix japonica 2.1, whole genome shotgun sequence genomic window:
- the RASGRP1 gene encoding RAS guanyl-releasing protein 1 isoform X2, with protein sequence MGTLGKKRETQQPAQGCSTAPESSLELKQISHCHSHSNLTQVTMVPLGHLAKGATLEDLLETCIQSFDLEGNSYQNNQLLKMILTMHQFIISSADMLQKLSDLYLSALEKKSSVLCVKICYFVRYWITEFWVMFKMDSKLSTAMEAFQELVKANGEELHCRLIDTTQINSRDWSRKLTQRVKANNSKKRKVSLLFDHLEPEELSDHLTYLEFKSFRRISFSDYQSYIVNSCVKENPTMERSIALCNGISQWVQLMVLSRPTPQLRAEVFIKFIHVAQKLHQLQNFNTLMAVIGGLCHSSISRLKETSSCVPHDVIKVFNEMTELLSSYRNYDCYRRAYNECTNFKIPILGVHLKDLISLHEAMPDYLEDKKINICKLYSLYNHINELIQLQEMPLPLEANMDLVHLLTLSLDLYYTEDEIYELSYAREPRSHRAAPLTPSRPPVVADWASGVAPKPDPKTVSKHVQRMVDSVFKNYDHDQDGYISQEEFEKIAASFPFSFCVMAKDSEGLISRDEITAYFMRASSIYSKLGLGFSHNFQETTYLRPTFCDNCAGFLWGVIKQGYRCKDCGMNCHKQCKDLIVIECKRRHKASVADSSPTSALASSLCTVAVKEQFHGHEEGPFTFPNGVVEHNEDSKDRTIMLMGSSAQKISVRLKPAVVHKGIQTDSTLLAADVLHKSMEKKEKKILENPYLQPIPTSPRPSPLLSCKKAYVKWENKDSSQKMKEDHREHQSYKPSYQELERERNILKADNEGLRMQLEQAHKTIESLTIQRRNHVINNLQHKDCS encoded by the exons aTTTAGAAGGAAATTCTTATCAGAACAACCAGCTGCTAAAGATGATTCTGACCATGCATCAGTTTATCATCTCCTCTGCAGATATGCTCCAGAAACTCAGTGATCT CTATCTTAGTGCGTTAGAGAAGAAATCATCTGTGCTGTGTGTAAAGATCTGCTATTTTGTGAG GTATTGGATTACAGAGTTCTGGGTTATGTTCAAAATGGACTCTAAGCTATCAACAGCCATGGAGGCATTTCAAGAACTGGTTAAAGCTAATGGTGAGGAATTACACTGCCGTCTAATCGACACAACTCAAAT AAATTCCAGAGACTGGTCTAGAAAGCTGACACAGCGTGTAAAGGCTAACAACAGTAAGAAACGGAAAGTTTCACTCCTTTTTGATCACCTTGAGCCAGAAGAGCTGTCAGACCATCTTACCTATCTTGAATTTAAGTCCTTCAGAAGAATATCa ttcTCAGATTATCAGAGCTACATTGTGAATAGCTGTGTGAAAGAGAATCCAACAATGGAAAGATCAATTGCTCTTTGCAATGGTATCTCTCAGTGGGTGCAGCTAATGGTCCTCAGTAGACCAACACCACAGCTTCGAGCTGAAGTATTTATCAAGTTCATTCATGTTGCACAG AAGCTTCACCAGTTGCAGAATTTCAACACGTTAATGGCAGTGATAGGAGGTCTCTGTCACAGTTCCATTTCCAGACTCAAGGAAACGAGCTCATGTGTTCCTCATGATGTAATTAAG gtgtTTAATGAAATGACAGAACTGCTTTCATCTTATAGAAACTATGACTGTTATCGACGTGCTTATAATGAGTGCACTAACTTTAAGATCCCAATCCTTGGGGTCCACTTGAAAGACTTGATATCACTTCATGAAGCCATGCCAGATTACTTAGAGGACAAAAAAATTAACATATGCAAACTGTACTCTCTCTATAATCACATAAATGAGCTTATACAACTCCAGGAAATGCCACTTCCCCTGGAGGCTAACATGGACCTTGTTCATTTGCTTACG ctgtcCCTTGATTTGTACTacacagaagatgaaatttATGAGCTTTCATATGCACGAGAGCCAAGAAGTCACCGAGCCGCT CCTTTGACACCTTCCAGACCACCAGTAGTTGCAGACTGGGCCTCAGGAGTAGCCCCAAAACCTGATCCAAAAACAGTCAGCAAACATGTTCAGAGGATGGTGGAT TCTGTCTTCAAAAATTACGACCACGATCAGGATGGTTACATTTCTCAAGAGGAATTTGAAAAGATAGCAGCCAGTTTTCCATTCTCATTTTGTGTAATGGCTAAGGACTC ggAAGGTCTGATTAGCAGGGATGAAATAACTGCTTACTTTATGAGGGCTAGCTCAATCTATTCCAAATTAGGACTTGGCTTTTCTCACAACTTTCAGGAGACCACTTACTTAAGACCTACTTTCTGTGACAACTGTGCTGGATTT CTATGGGGAGTAATTAAACAAGGATACAGATGCAAAG ACTGTGGAATGAATTGTCACAAGCAATGCAAAGACCTGATTGTAATAGAGTGCAAGAGAAGACACAAAGCTTCTGTTGCAGACAGCAGCCCAACATCTGCTCTTGCTTCAAGCCTCTGCACAGTAGCAGTTAAAGAGCAATTCCATG GACATGAAGAAGGGCCATTCACATTTCCAAATGGAGTAGTAGAACACAACGAAGACAGCAAGGACCGAACTATTATGCTCATGGGCTCCTCGGCTCAGAAAATCTCAGTAAGACTGAAACCAGCCGTAGTTCATAAAGGTATACAGACAGATtccacactgctggctgctgatgTATTGCATAAGTcaatggagaagaaagagaaaaagatactAGAAAATCCTTATCTTCAGCCTATCCCAACATCCCCACGTCCAAGCCCGTTACTGAGCTGTAAAAAAGCATATGTTAAATGGGAAAACAAGGACTCCAGCCAGAAAATGAAGGAGGATCATCGCGAGCATCAGAGCTATAAGCCCTCATACCAGGAACTTGAGCGG gaaagaaatattctaaAGGCAGACAATGAAGGTTTAAGGATGCAACTGGAACAGGCACATAAAACAATTGAATCTCTTACGATTCAGAGAAGAAATCACGTTATCAACAACCTACAACACAAAGACTGCTCCTAG
- the FAM98B gene encoding protein FAM98B isoform X2 gives MKELETSLKMECDILDALEALGYTGPLLEEEALNKAAQSGLSSPEFFDLCVWLGSQIKSLGDMEESITSADGDKDIESFQLEISGFLREMACPYSSLISGDIKDRLKEKEDCLKLLLFLSTELQALKILHSKKSKSSHLEKHNEIHQEVQAICDALGLPNSSSSDIPPLLNSVEQKIKDILSKVQKNHVGKSLLTKPLNSDQVERLEKINDALRSEYECRRRMLMKRLDVTVQSFGWSDRAKVKTDDIARIYQPKRYALSPKSTVTLAHLLAAREDLSKIIRTSSGSTRENTVCAINKVLMGRVPDRGGRPTEIEPPPPEMPPWQKRQEGGGRGGWGGGGGGGRGGWGGGGGRGGGGGGFGGGGGGGFGGGGGGFRGGGRGGGGFQGGRGDYGGRGGYGGRGGYGDPYGGRGGGGYRRY, from the exons ATGAAGGAGCTGGAGACGAGCTTGAAGATGGAGTGCGACATCTTGGACGCGCTGGAGGCCCTAGG GTACACGGGTCCCCTCTTGGAGGAGGAAGCCTtgaacaaagcagcacaaagtgGGTTGTCTTCGCCAGAGTTTTTTGACCTCTGTGTTTGGTTGGGCTCCCAGATAAAGTCACTTGGTGACATGGAAGAAAGCATCACATCTGCAGATG gtGATAAAGATATAGAGAGCTTTCAGCTTGAGATTAGTGGCTTTCTGAGAGAAATGGCTTGTCCGTATTCGTCACTTATATCTGGAGACATAAAAGACAGattgaaagagaaggaggatTGTCTTAAACTCCTCT TATTTCTAAGTACAGAACTTCAAGCTTTAAAGATATTGCACAGCAAGAAAAGTAAAAGCTCTCATTTGGAAAAGCACAATGAAATCCATCAGGAAGTACAAGCTATCTGTGATGCACTGGGCTTACCAAACTCCTCCTCATCTGATATTCCTCCTTTGTTAAACAGTGTGGAACAAAAG ataaaGGACATTCTCTCAAAAGTTCAGAAAAACCACGTAGGGAAATCACTGCTAACAAAACCTCTGAATTCTGATCAAGTG GAAAGATTGGAAAAAATCAATGATGCTCTTCGCAGTGAATACGAGTGTCGCCGTCGTATGTTAATGAAGAGGCTAGATGTGACAGTGCAGTCTTTTGGCTGGTCTGACAGAGCAAAG GTAAAAACGGATGACATAGCACGAATCTATCAGCCCAAGCGCTATGCATTGTCTCCAAAGTCAACAGTAACATTAGCTCACCTTCTTGCCGCTCGAGAGGATTTATCAAAGATCATAAGAACAAGTAGTGGATCaacaagagaaaatacagtttgcGCAATCAACAAG gTTCTGATGGGGAGAGTACCTGACCGTGGAGGCAGACCAACAGAGATTGAACCACCTCCTCCTGAAATGCCTCCGTGGCAAAAAAGACAGGAGGGTGGTGGAAGAGGTGGCTGgggaggtggaggtggtggagggAGGGGCGGCTGGGGTGGTGGAGGGGGTAGAGGAGGTGGTGGGGGTGGctttgggggtgggggtgggggtggctttggaggtgggggtgggggtttCAGGGGCGGTGGAAGAGGTGGAGGTGGTTTCCAAGGCGGCAGGGGGGACTATGGTGGCAGGGGTGGTTATGGTGGCAGAGGGGGTTATGGAGATCCGTATGGTGGAAGAGGAGGTGGAGGTTATCGGAGATACTGA
- the RASGRP1 gene encoding RAS guanyl-releasing protein 1 isoform X4, with protein sequence MVPLGHLAKGATLEDLLETCIQSFDLEGNSYQNNQLLKMILTMHQFIISSADMLQKLSDLYLSALEKKSSVLCVKICYFVRYWITEFWVMFKMDSKLSTAMEAFQELVKANGEELHCRLIDTTQINSRDWSRKLTQRVKANNSKKRKVSLLFDHLEPEELSDHLTYLEFKSFRRISFSDYQSYIVNSCVKENPTMERSIALCNGISQWVQLMVLSRPTPQLRAEVFIKFIHVAQKLHQLQNFNTLMAVIGGLCHSSISRLKETSSCVPHDVIKVFNEMTELLSSYRNYDCYRRAYNECTNFKIPILGVHLKDLISLHEAMPDYLEDKKINICKLYSLYNHINELIQLQEMPLPLEANMDLVHLLTLSLDLYYTEDEIYELSYAREPRSHRAAPLTPSRPPVVADWASGVAPKPDPKTVSKHVQRMVDSVFKNYDHDQDGYISQEEFEKIAASFPFSFCVMAKDSEGLISRDEITAYFMRASSIYSKLGLGFSHNFQETTYLRPTFCDNCAGFLWGVIKQGYRCKDCGMNCHKQCKDLIVIECKRRHKASVADSSPTSALASSLCTVAVKEQFHGHEEGPFTFPNGVVEHNEDSKDRTIMLMGSSAQKISVRLKPAVVHKGIQTDSTLLAADVLHKSMEKKEKKILENPYLQPIPTSPRPSPLLSCKKAYVKWENKDSSQKMKEDHREHQSYKPSYQELERERNILKADNEGLRMQLEQAHKTIESLTIQRRNHVINNLQHKDCS encoded by the exons aTTTAGAAGGAAATTCTTATCAGAACAACCAGCTGCTAAAGATGATTCTGACCATGCATCAGTTTATCATCTCCTCTGCAGATATGCTCCAGAAACTCAGTGATCT CTATCTTAGTGCGTTAGAGAAGAAATCATCTGTGCTGTGTGTAAAGATCTGCTATTTTGTGAG GTATTGGATTACAGAGTTCTGGGTTATGTTCAAAATGGACTCTAAGCTATCAACAGCCATGGAGGCATTTCAAGAACTGGTTAAAGCTAATGGTGAGGAATTACACTGCCGTCTAATCGACACAACTCAAAT AAATTCCAGAGACTGGTCTAGAAAGCTGACACAGCGTGTAAAGGCTAACAACAGTAAGAAACGGAAAGTTTCACTCCTTTTTGATCACCTTGAGCCAGAAGAGCTGTCAGACCATCTTACCTATCTTGAATTTAAGTCCTTCAGAAGAATATCa ttcTCAGATTATCAGAGCTACATTGTGAATAGCTGTGTGAAAGAGAATCCAACAATGGAAAGATCAATTGCTCTTTGCAATGGTATCTCTCAGTGGGTGCAGCTAATGGTCCTCAGTAGACCAACACCACAGCTTCGAGCTGAAGTATTTATCAAGTTCATTCATGTTGCACAG AAGCTTCACCAGTTGCAGAATTTCAACACGTTAATGGCAGTGATAGGAGGTCTCTGTCACAGTTCCATTTCCAGACTCAAGGAAACGAGCTCATGTGTTCCTCATGATGTAATTAAG gtgtTTAATGAAATGACAGAACTGCTTTCATCTTATAGAAACTATGACTGTTATCGACGTGCTTATAATGAGTGCACTAACTTTAAGATCCCAATCCTTGGGGTCCACTTGAAAGACTTGATATCACTTCATGAAGCCATGCCAGATTACTTAGAGGACAAAAAAATTAACATATGCAAACTGTACTCTCTCTATAATCACATAAATGAGCTTATACAACTCCAGGAAATGCCACTTCCCCTGGAGGCTAACATGGACCTTGTTCATTTGCTTACG ctgtcCCTTGATTTGTACTacacagaagatgaaatttATGAGCTTTCATATGCACGAGAGCCAAGAAGTCACCGAGCCGCT CCTTTGACACCTTCCAGACCACCAGTAGTTGCAGACTGGGCCTCAGGAGTAGCCCCAAAACCTGATCCAAAAACAGTCAGCAAACATGTTCAGAGGATGGTGGAT TCTGTCTTCAAAAATTACGACCACGATCAGGATGGTTACATTTCTCAAGAGGAATTTGAAAAGATAGCAGCCAGTTTTCCATTCTCATTTTGTGTAATGGCTAAGGACTC ggAAGGTCTGATTAGCAGGGATGAAATAACTGCTTACTTTATGAGGGCTAGCTCAATCTATTCCAAATTAGGACTTGGCTTTTCTCACAACTTTCAGGAGACCACTTACTTAAGACCTACTTTCTGTGACAACTGTGCTGGATTT CTATGGGGAGTAATTAAACAAGGATACAGATGCAAAG ACTGTGGAATGAATTGTCACAAGCAATGCAAAGACCTGATTGTAATAGAGTGCAAGAGAAGACACAAAGCTTCTGTTGCAGACAGCAGCCCAACATCTGCTCTTGCTTCAAGCCTCTGCACAGTAGCAGTTAAAGAGCAATTCCATG GACATGAAGAAGGGCCATTCACATTTCCAAATGGAGTAGTAGAACACAACGAAGACAGCAAGGACCGAACTATTATGCTCATGGGCTCCTCGGCTCAGAAAATCTCAGTAAGACTGAAACCAGCCGTAGTTCATAAAGGTATACAGACAGATtccacactgctggctgctgatgTATTGCATAAGTcaatggagaagaaagagaaaaagatactAGAAAATCCTTATCTTCAGCCTATCCCAACATCCCCACGTCCAAGCCCGTTACTGAGCTGTAAAAAAGCATATGTTAAATGGGAAAACAAGGACTCCAGCCAGAAAATGAAGGAGGATCATCGCGAGCATCAGAGCTATAAGCCCTCATACCAGGAACTTGAGCGG gaaagaaatattctaaAGGCAGACAATGAAGGTTTAAGGATGCAACTGGAACAGGCACATAAAACAATTGAATCTCTTACGATTCAGAGAAGAAATCACGTTATCAACAACCTACAACACAAAGACTGCTCCTAG
- the FAM98B gene encoding protein FAM98B isoform X1: MKELETSLKMECDILDALEALGYTGPLLEEEALNKAAQSGLSSPEFFDLCVWLGSQIKSLGDMEESITSADGPLSEGRKYCWSGDKDIESFQLEISGFLREMACPYSSLISGDIKDRLKEKEDCLKLLLFLSTELQALKILHSKKSKSSHLEKHNEIHQEVQAICDALGLPNSSSSDIPPLLNSVEQKIKDILSKVQKNHVGKSLLTKPLNSDQVERLEKINDALRSEYECRRRMLMKRLDVTVQSFGWSDRAKVKTDDIARIYQPKRYALSPKSTVTLAHLLAAREDLSKIIRTSSGSTRENTVCAINKVLMGRVPDRGGRPTEIEPPPPEMPPWQKRQEGGGRGGWGGGGGGGRGGWGGGGGRGGGGGGFGGGGGGGFGGGGGGFRGGGRGGGGFQGGRGDYGGRGGYGGRGGYGDPYGGRGGGGYRRY, encoded by the exons ATGAAGGAGCTGGAGACGAGCTTGAAGATGGAGTGCGACATCTTGGACGCGCTGGAGGCCCTAGG GTACACGGGTCCCCTCTTGGAGGAGGAAGCCTtgaacaaagcagcacaaagtgGGTTGTCTTCGCCAGAGTTTTTTGACCTCTGTGTTTGGTTGGGCTCCCAGATAAAGTCACTTGGTGACATGGAAGAAAGCATCACATCTGCAGATG GGCCtctttcagaaggaagaaaatactgttgGAGTG gtGATAAAGATATAGAGAGCTTTCAGCTTGAGATTAGTGGCTTTCTGAGAGAAATGGCTTGTCCGTATTCGTCACTTATATCTGGAGACATAAAAGACAGattgaaagagaaggaggatTGTCTTAAACTCCTCT TATTTCTAAGTACAGAACTTCAAGCTTTAAAGATATTGCACAGCAAGAAAAGTAAAAGCTCTCATTTGGAAAAGCACAATGAAATCCATCAGGAAGTACAAGCTATCTGTGATGCACTGGGCTTACCAAACTCCTCCTCATCTGATATTCCTCCTTTGTTAAACAGTGTGGAACAAAAG ataaaGGACATTCTCTCAAAAGTTCAGAAAAACCACGTAGGGAAATCACTGCTAACAAAACCTCTGAATTCTGATCAAGTG GAAAGATTGGAAAAAATCAATGATGCTCTTCGCAGTGAATACGAGTGTCGCCGTCGTATGTTAATGAAGAGGCTAGATGTGACAGTGCAGTCTTTTGGCTGGTCTGACAGAGCAAAG GTAAAAACGGATGACATAGCACGAATCTATCAGCCCAAGCGCTATGCATTGTCTCCAAAGTCAACAGTAACATTAGCTCACCTTCTTGCCGCTCGAGAGGATTTATCAAAGATCATAAGAACAAGTAGTGGATCaacaagagaaaatacagtttgcGCAATCAACAAG gTTCTGATGGGGAGAGTACCTGACCGTGGAGGCAGACCAACAGAGATTGAACCACCTCCTCCTGAAATGCCTCCGTGGCAAAAAAGACAGGAGGGTGGTGGAAGAGGTGGCTGgggaggtggaggtggtggagggAGGGGCGGCTGGGGTGGTGGAGGGGGTAGAGGAGGTGGTGGGGGTGGctttgggggtgggggtgggggtggctttggaggtgggggtgggggtttCAGGGGCGGTGGAAGAGGTGGAGGTGGTTTCCAAGGCGGCAGGGGGGACTATGGTGGCAGGGGTGGTTATGGTGGCAGAGGGGGTTATGGAGATCCGTATGGTGGAAGAGGAGGTGGAGGTTATCGGAGATACTGA